The following is a genomic window from Quadrisphaera sp. RL12-1S.
TGATGTGCCGCTCGCCGTCGGTCTTGGCGCCGCGCAGGAGCCGCGCCGTCTCGTCCTCGCTCGCGCGCAGCTCGACGGCGTTGCCGCGGGACTTGCTCATCTTGGTGCCGTCCGTGCCGAGCAGCACCGGAGCGGCGGTGAGCAGCGCGTCGGGCTCGGGGAAGAACGGCTCGCCGCCGGCGTAGCGCTCGTTGAAGCGGCGGGCCACGGTCCGCGTGACCTCCAGGTGGGGCAGCTGGTCCCGCCCCACCGGCACCAGACCCGCTCGGCAGAAGAGGACGTCCGCGGCCTGGTGCACCGGGTAGGTCAGCAGCAGGCCCGACAGCGGACGGCGGCCCGTGGCCTCCAGCTCCGCCTTCACCGTGGGGTTGCGGCGCAGCTCGGCGTCCGTGACGAGGCTGAGGAACGGCAGCAGCAGCTGGTTGAGCGCAGGCACGGCACTGTGCGCGAAGACCGTCGTCCTGCTCGGGTCGATGCCGGCGGCCAGGTAGTCGGCGACGAGCCCCAGCACCGTCGGGGACAGCGCGCCGACGCCGTCGCGGTCGGTGATGACCTGGTAGTCGGCCACCACCAGCACCACCTCGGCGCCCGCGTCCTGCAGCCGGACGCGGTTGGCGAGCGTGCCGACGTAGTGGCCCAGGTGCAGCGCACCGGTCGGCCGGTCTCCGGTGAGCACGCGGAAGCGCGTCGGGTCCGCGGCGACCTCGGCCTCGAGGGCGGCGCTGCGGGCGGCGGCGACGGCGAACGACCTGTCAGCCGCAGTCGCGGCGCCGGTGGAGGTGGTGCTGGTGGGGGTGGTGGTGGGGGTGGGGGTGGGGGTGGGGGTGGTGGTGGGGGTGGTGGTGGGGGTGGTGGTCGGGACGGACATCGCAGGGCTCCAGGTGGGGTGGGGAGCTGCCTGCGGGGGTGCCGCCGTGCGGGGTGCGCGCCGGGCTGTCCTCAGGACAGCCCGTGGGGTCGGGTCAGGGCCGTCGCGAGGACGGCCACCACCCGGTGCGGACGATCAGCACCCGAGGACCGTACCCACCCGCCGCCGGGGCGTCCACGGCTCGCGCGTGCCAGCCTGGGGCCGTGTCCGACAGCGCTCCGGCCGCCGAACCCTTCGCCGTCCCCCTCGCCGACGAGCGCACCCAGCTCACCGCGTTCCTCGAGCACTACCGCGCCGCGATCGAGGCGACGCTCGTCGGGCTGGACGCCGAGCAGGTGCGCCGCCGGCTGGTGCCGTCCGCCACCACGCTGCTCGGGCTGCTCAAGCACGTCACGTGGATGCAGCGGGTCTGGTTCGAGGAGTGCGTCGGCGGCACCCCCCGCGCACAGCTCGGCACGGTCACCGCGGTGGAGCAGACCTTCCAGCTGGACGACGACGACACCGCCGCCTCGCTCATCGCCGCGCACCGGCGTGCGTGCGCCACCGCCCGCGCGCTGGTGGCCGACCGCGACCTCGACGACGTCGTCACCGGCCACCCCGGCGGCCCCCGCACGCTGCGCTGGGTGCACCTGCAGGTGCTCCGCGAGCTGGCCCACCACTGCGGGCACGCCGACATCCTCCGCGAGCAGCTGCTCGCCGCGCCGCGCCCCTCGGAGAGCCCCTCGGAGAGCCCCACCGGGACCTGAGCGACCAGCCCCACCGGCGCCGAGGCTCGTCGGCGCGCCACCTGGTGTTCACCAGCGCGTCCCTCGAGCGGCCGACGTCCCTGCCGATGATCATCGTGTGAGTGCTGATCTCCGCGCTGCTCTCGGCGACAGGACCGGCGGTGCCGGCGACGTCGCCCCCCTCGTGCGACCCGTGGGGGTGCTCGACCCGACGGACCCCTGCGAGGACGTCGACCAGGCCTTCCGCACCGACCCTGCGCTCGGCTGCCTGGCCGTGCGCCCCCGCGCGGAGGACCCCCACCGGCGCTGGGGCCTGGTCTCCCGCGGGCCGTTCCTCACCGCGATGGCGGGCCGGCTCGGGTACGGCCGGTCGGTGAACGCGCGCCGGCCCATCAGCGCCTTCACCGACTGGGACGCGCTCGTGGTCTCCCCGGGCACCACGGTCGCCCGGGCGGCGCAGCTGGTCCTGGCCCGTGACCGCGCCGCCCGCTACAGCGAGGTGCTCGTCCTCGCCGAGGGCGAGCACGACGACGACGGCGGCCAGCCGGGGCACCTGGAGGTGGAGGACGTGCTGCGCGACCTCGCCGCCGAGCTGGCCCACAAGGCGCTCACCGACCCGCTCACCGGCCTGGCCAACCGCGAGCACTTCCTGGAGCGGCTGGCCGCCGCGCACCCGCCGCTGGCGCTGGTCTACGTGGACGTGGACGACTTCAAGGCCATCAACGACAGCTTCGGCCACGCCACCGGCGACCAGGTGCTGCAGCGCGTGGCGTCCCGGCTGCGCGGGGCCGTGCGCCCCGGTGACCTCGCCGCGCGGCTGGGCGGGGACGAGTTCGCCCTGCTGCTGCGTCCCCCGGCGCCTGAGGAGCGGGTGGTCGCCTGGGCGCAGGAGGTGGGCCAGCGGCTGCTCAGCAGGCTCACCGAGCCCGTGCAGCTCGGGGGCCGCGTGCTCCCGGGGCAGGCCAGCGTGGGGGTGGCCGTCAGCACCGGTGGCTTCGACCCCACCGCCCTGCTGCACGAGGCCGACCTCGCCATGTACGGCGCCAAGGCCGCCGGCGGGTCCCGCTGCGCCGTGGTGGAGGGCGGCGCCGCGCCGTCCATCACCGCCGCGCACGCTCCCGACCGCACCGAGCTGCACGCCGCGGTGGCGCAGGGCAGGTTCC
Proteins encoded in this region:
- a CDS encoding DinB family protein, producing the protein MSDSAPAAEPFAVPLADERTQLTAFLEHYRAAIEATLVGLDAEQVRRRLVPSATTLLGLLKHVTWMQRVWFEECVGGTPRAQLGTVTAVEQTFQLDDDDTAASLIAAHRRACATARALVADRDLDDVVTGHPGGPRTLRWVHLQVLRELAHHCGHADILREQLLAAPRPSESPSESPTGT
- the trpS gene encoding tryptophan--tRNA ligase, whose translation is MSVPTTTPTTTPTTTPTPTPTPTTTPTSTTSTGAATAADRSFAVAAARSAALEAEVAADPTRFRVLTGDRPTGALHLGHYVGTLANRVRLQDAGAEVVLVVADYQVITDRDGVGALSPTVLGLVADYLAAGIDPSRTTVFAHSAVPALNQLLLPFLSLVTDAELRRNPTVKAELEATGRRPLSGLLLTYPVHQAADVLFCRAGLVPVGRDQLPHLEVTRTVARRFNERYAGGEPFFPEPDALLTAAPVLLGTDGTKMSKSRGNAVELRASEDETARLLRGAKTDGERHITYEPRRRPEVANLLLLASLLSGRAPEALAEEVGSGGGGALKVLVTDVVNEHLRPLRRRRAELVADPGALLEVLRAGNARANEVADATLADVRAVMDMAY
- a CDS encoding putative bifunctional diguanylate cyclase/phosphodiesterase, whose translation is MSADLRAALGDRTGGAGDVAPLVRPVGVLDPTDPCEDVDQAFRTDPALGCLAVRPRAEDPHRRWGLVSRGPFLTAMAGRLGYGRSVNARRPISAFTDWDALVVSPGTTVARAAQLVLARDRAARYSEVLVLAEGEHDDDGGQPGHLEVEDVLRDLAAELAHKALTDPLTGLANREHFLERLAAAHPPLALVYVDVDDFKAINDSFGHATGDQVLQRVASRLRGAVRPGDLAARLGGDEFALLLRPPAPEERVVAWAQEVGQRLLSRLTEPVQLGGRVLPGQASVGVAVSTGGFDPTALLHEADLAMYGAKAAGGSRCAVVEGGAAPSITAAHAPDRTELHAAVAQGRFLLHFQPIVEVGSGRLASTEALVRWDHPHRGLLPPAAFLGDVAAAGFGAELDAHVLRTALAQQARWVAALGEAAPPCVNVNLSVPGLLRGDLVPQVLAELDRAGLPPRALRVELPEIATTAHVAAASASLSALRAAGVAVVLDDVGSGAAGLAHLRDLQLDGVKIDRRYVMGMLTDERDAAVVRMLVEMAHGLGASVTAEGAETPAHLQALRDLAAERPGRRLHAQGFAISRPVPPEQLTAAWTTGWDLPAPAPATGAL